A genomic window from Rattus norvegicus strain BN/NHsdMcwi chromosome 9, GRCr8, whole genome shotgun sequence includes:
- the Spetex2l2 gene encoding uncharacterized protein Spetex2l2 isoform X8, giving the protein MMAMQMMTNSISDAMERYKELIQVNSSYHIRHSQLLREQAQLKNNIQILLNEKRELLVEQTELPASSVEAKRFCEEAGMNICDPSAKQQQAAL; this is encoded by the exons atgatggctatgcaaatgatgaccaactcaataagtgatgccatggagaggtacaaggagctcatacaagtgaacagttcctacca catcaggcactcccagctcctgcgtgaacaagctcaattgaagaacaatatacagattttgctgaatgagaagagagaactgctggtggagcagactgaactgccagcatcctctgtggaggcaaagaggttctgtgaagaggccggaatgaacatctgtgaccccagtgccaagcaacagcag
- the Spetex2l2 gene encoding uncharacterized protein Spetex2l2 isoform X9 produces the protein MMAMQMMTNSISDAMERYKELIQVNSSYHIRHSQLLREQAQLKNNIQILLNEKRELLVEQTELPASSVEAKRFCEEAGMNICDPSAKQQQA, from the exons atgatggctatgcaaatgatgaccaactcaataagtgatgccatggagaggtacaaggagctcatacaagtgaacagttcctacca catcaggcactcccagctcctgcgtgaacaagctcaattgaagaacaatatacagattttgctgaatgagaagagagaactgctggtggagcagactgaactgccagcatcctctgtggaggcaaagaggttctgtgaagaggccggaatgaacatctgtgaccccagtgccaagcaacagcag